From one Candidatus Rhodoluna planktonica genomic stretch:
- a CDS encoding HAD-IIA family hydrolase has translation MADRSNIVSWLTDMDGVLVHEGVALPGAAELIAKWQAEETPFLVLTNNSIYTPRDLSARLVSGGLNIPEKNIFTSALATAAFLDKQQPKGSAYVIGEAGLTTAMHEIGYVMTDQNPDYVVLGETRNFNFDMLTKAVRLIINGARFIATNPDATGPSADGVLPATGSVAALITKATGMEPYIVGKPNPMMFRSAMRKIGAHSESTAMIGDRMDTDVVAGIEAGLHTVLVRTGIADDAEIAKYPFRPTEILNSVADLL, from the coding sequence CAGATCGCAGCAACATAGTTTCTTGGCTAACCGACATGGATGGCGTGCTCGTGCACGAAGGAGTTGCCCTACCTGGGGCTGCTGAACTTATTGCCAAATGGCAGGCTGAGGAAACGCCTTTTCTGGTACTAACCAACAATTCGATTTACACGCCGCGCGATCTTTCAGCTCGACTTGTTTCGGGCGGATTGAACATCCCAGAAAAAAATATTTTCACCTCGGCTTTGGCCACTGCCGCGTTTCTGGATAAACAGCAACCAAAGGGTTCGGCTTATGTAATTGGCGAAGCTGGGCTAACCACGGCGATGCATGAAATCGGCTACGTGATGACCGACCAAAACCCCGACTACGTGGTGCTAGGTGAAACCCGAAACTTCAACTTTGACATGCTTACCAAAGCGGTTCGGCTGATTATCAACGGGGCCCGCTTTATTGCCACAAACCCCGATGCCACCGGCCCCTCAGCTGATGGGGTTCTTCCAGCAACCGGGTCAGTTGCTGCATTGATCACCAAAGCAACAGGGATGGAACCCTATATTGTGGGCAAGCCAAACCCGATGATGTTTCGGAGTGCGATGCGAAAAATTGGCGCTCACTCAGAGTCAACCGCAATGATCGGTGACCGTATGGACACCGACGTGGTAGCCGGAATCGAAGCCGGATTGCACACTGTGTTGGTGCGCACCGGAATAGCCGACGACGCCGAAATTGCCAAGTATCCGTTCCGGCCGACCGAGATTCTAAACTCGGTGGCCGACCTGCTCTAA